A stretch of Schistocerca americana isolate TAMUIC-IGC-003095 chromosome 3, iqSchAmer2.1, whole genome shotgun sequence DNA encodes these proteins:
- the LOC124605869 gene encoding caldesmon-like: MCAGEKKAGEKKAGEKKAGEKKAGEKKAGEKKAGEKKAGEKKAGEKKAGEKKAGEKKAGEKKAGEKKAGEKKAGEKKAGEKKAGEKKAGEKKAGEKKAGEKKAGEKKAGEKKAGEKKAGEKKAGEKKAREKKAREKKAREKKAREKKAREKKAREKKAREKKAREKKAREKKAREKKAREKKAREKKAREKKAREKKAREKKAREKKAREKKAREKKAREKKAREKKAREKKAREKKAREKKAREKKAREKKAREKKAREKKAREKKAREKKAREKKAREKKAREKKAREKKAREKKAREKKAREKKAREKKAREKKAATPAAAVPRSRGHRQRWRMAQPVGPAEEPVEPAAAVEMTAVAARWGLAPLHANHRRKRSHPGGRKKAAERPLCRQRGHHRADGLAAGRSPPQSIRLSGRNLAPR; this comes from the exons atgtgt gcaggggagaagaaggcaggggagaagaaggcaggggagaagaaggcaggggagaagaaggcaggggagaagaaggcaggggagaagaaggcaggggagaagaaggcaggggagaagaaggcaggggagaagaaggcaggggagaagaaggcaggggagaagaaggcaggggagaagaaggcaggggagaagaaggcaggggagaagaaggcaggggagaagaaggcaggggagaagaaggcaggggagaagaaggcaggggagaagaaggcaggggagaagaaggcaggggagaagaaggcaggggagaagaaggcaggggagaagaaggcaggggagaagaaggcaggggagaagaaggcaggggagaagaaggcaagggagaagaaggcaagggagaagaaggcaagggagaagaaggcaagggagaagaaggcaagggagaagaaggcaagggagaagaaggcaagggagaagaaggcaagggagaagaaggcaagggagaagaaggcaagggagaagaaggcaagggagaagaaggcaagggagaagaaggcaagggagaagaaggcaagggagaagaaggcaagggagaagaaggcaagggagaagaaggcaagggagaagaaggcaagggagaagaaggcaagggagaagaaggcaagggagaagaaggcaagggagaagaaggcaagggagaagaaggcaagggagaagaaggcaagggagaagaaggcaagggagaagaaggcaagggagaagaaggcaagggagaagaaggcaagggagaagaaggcaagggagaagaaggcaagggagaagaaggcaagggagaagaaggcaagggagaagaaggcaagggagaagaaggcaagggagaagaaggcaagggagaagaaggcaagggagaagaaggcaagggagaagaaggcaagggagaagaag GCTGCGACACCGGCGGCGGCGGTACCAAGGTCACGGGGGCATCGTCAACGCTGGCGGATGGCGCAGCCGGTCGGGCCGGCGGAGGAGCCGGTGGAGCCTGCAGCCGCTGTCGAGATGACTGCTGTTGCTGCTAGATGGGGTCTGGCACCCCTGCACGCCAACCACAGGCGGAAGAGATCACATCCGGGCGGCCGGAAGAAGGCGGCAGAGCG ACCACTTTGTCGGCAACGCGGACATCATAGAGCTGACGGCCTTGCGGCTGGACGATCACCCCCTCAATCCATCCGGCTCTCGGGCCGAAACCTCGCGCCTAGATAA